In one Babylonia areolata isolate BAREFJ2019XMU chromosome 12, ASM4173473v1, whole genome shotgun sequence genomic region, the following are encoded:
- the LOC143288389 gene encoding uncharacterized protein LOC143288389, with protein MKLLSIVCVSLAGLLLQPAAVWGQALTYDESLLRKYAEASQHLRTGLWRDQDVLWAETTSVITEKQAVETYISDQINAALSLLSDTWDRVSDMHLAANKILTPMTLAEASSPYVGSEPQYNNLVLDHGMGYDPITGRVVITKTGVYMLDFKLQTEDYRGCYSIIIIFNSAGWAKHLINTYHDWEVSPYFSMLALEVGDEVLFESLDNSNIYATATAVTSGPATQFNLRYLGQDII; from the exons ATGAAGCTTCTGAGCATCGTCTGTGTGAGTCTGGCAGGGCTGTTGCTGCAGCCAGCCGCCGTGTGGGGTCAGGCCTTGACTTACGACGAGTCCCTGCTCCGGAAATACGCCGAGGCCTCCCAGCACCTGAGGACCGGGCTTTGGAGAGACCAGGATGTTCTATGGGCTGAGACTACCTCCGTCATTACT GAAAAGCAGGCTGTGGAGACTTACATCAGTGACCAGATAAACGCTGCTCTCAGCTTGTTGTCTGACACCTGGGACCGTGTGTCGGACATGCACCTGGCCGCCAACAAAATCCTCA CTCCCATGACGCTGGCTGAGGCTTCCAGTCCTTACGTCGGCTCAGAGCCCCAGTACAACAATTTGGTGCTGGACCACGGCATGGGGTACGACCCGATCACGGGCAGGGTGGTCATCACCAAGACTGGCGTCTACATGCTGGACTTCAAACTGCAGACGGAAGACTATAGGGGCTgctacagcatcatcatcatcttcaattcGGCAGGGTGGGCCAAGCACCTGATTAACACATACCACG ACTGGGAGGTCAGTCCTTACTTCAGCATGCTTGCCCTGGAGGTCGGAGACGAGGTGCTGTTCGAAAGCCTTGACAATTCCAACATTTACGCCACCGCCACCGCAGTCACAAGCGGACCAGCCACGCAGTTCAACCTGCGCTACCTAGGACAGGACATCATCTGA